The nucleotide window AGTTTTTAGCCCAAAGGCTCCTCCTCAAGGGCTGCGAACCCTTACCACGCCGACGCTGCCGCCCTGCCTCAAACCCTAACTACGTGGAACCCTACCCTCTTCCCAAAAGCTACTGGTCCACACCGTCCGACAACTCAGTCGTATGGACAGCCTACAAATGCAAAAACTACGACTGCCTCATCAACCGAAAGAAAAACCACAAGGGCTTCGACGACTGTATTGACTGCTTTGACCTTCAAGGAAATGAGAAGAATCGGTGGGCAAAAGGCAAAGGAGGAGGGCTTGACTTCGGCGTGGATGAGGTCTTGGGGTTCAAGAAACCCGGAACGATACGAATAGGGCTTGACATCGGCGGTGGAGTGGCTACATTCGCTGTGAGAATGAAGGAGAGGAACATAACAATTTTGACAACTTCAATGAACTTGAATGGTCCTTTTAACAGCTTCATTGCTTCAAGAGGGGTCGTGCCTTTGTACCTAAGCATTTCGCAGAGGCTGCCGTTTTTCGATAATACGCTCGACATTGTGCATTCGATGCACGTGTTGAGTAACTGGATTCCGACGACGTTGCTTCATTTCGCTATGTTTGATATCTACAGGGTGCTTAGGCCTGGCGGGTTGTTTTGGCTTGACCATTTTTTCTGCGTAGGTGAGCAGTTGGAGGAGGTCTATGGACCTCTCATTGAGAGCATTGGGTACAAGAAGTTGAAGTGGGTTGTTGGGAAGAAGCTTGATCGTGGACCGGAGCGTAGGGAGATGTACCTCTCGGCGTTGCTGGAGAAGCCATTGAAGAACTCTTGGTGATTAATTAGTTAACCAGAGGGGAAATATAAAAGCCTTAGCTggtatttgttttttgttgttgacatttttactttcttttattGTTAAGTTACATAGAAGAATATTTGAAAGAGAAGGAGATATGGAAATGGGCTGCGTGTATGCTGTCCCCAAAATACATGTCTCCTTCATGTcttcttgttaattttgtgACTCCTATCTTGAAATTTAATAGAGAATCAATACTTTTAGGTCCATTAAAAGATAACCGAAACTAAAAATAACGAGCAAAAAGTGCAGTCGCATAGGGCTCGAAATTTTAAGGGCGTCTAAAATTTTTGCCATCTAATATTTGTATGTAACAatgttctatatttaaaaattatttttgtga belongs to Malus sylvestris chromosome 17, drMalSylv7.2, whole genome shotgun sequence and includes:
- the LOC126612086 gene encoding probable methyltransferase At1g29790, with the translated sequence MASDSPLKSKPPYSSNILFLFLVLSTNLITLFLSSSFSSCALKPSTTTTAAATADPATPTTGSNLPYASTEDTSNLPAEFLAFASGQLLPFGYNANFDSNTIYPPVGQACTLFPDLLRCFMSYKVNGSCPDDEFLAQRLLLKGCEPLPRRRCRPASNPNYVEPYPLPKSYWSTPSDNSVVWTAYKCKNYDCLINRKKNHKGFDDCIDCFDLQGNEKNRWAKGKGGGLDFGVDEVLGFKKPGTIRIGLDIGGGVATFAVRMKERNITILTTSMNLNGPFNSFIASRGVVPLYLSISQRLPFFDNTLDIVHSMHVLSNWIPTTLLHFAMFDIYRVLRPGGLFWLDHFFCVGEQLEEVYGPLIESIGYKKLKWVVGKKLDRGPERREMYLSALLEKPLKNSW